Within Candidatus Stygibacter australis, the genomic segment CGTTATTTAACTATTAAAACTGAATTTTTCCCGCCGTAGCCGTCATCAGTGCCTTCTACAGCATTAGGATCAGTCACCCAGGTATTTCTATCGATTACGTATTTGTATTCATATCTACCGGGGGCAAGATCTTTGATAAGCGTCCAGATGCCATCACCAGCAACTTCATCTCCGTGTGTGCCATCATCATACATCTGCCCCAGGCGATCATCAAATCTGCCACTGCTGCTGCCAGTACCTACCCAGAGATTATCCGGGAA encodes:
- a CDS encoding choice-of-anchor X domain-containing protein; translated protein: MKKYLIIILVLLIISACSMNIIKKRLPPPHPVKGGIVFMHDAASARQVNLAGDFPDNLWVGTGSSSGRFDDRLGQMYDDGTHGDEVAGDGIWTLIKDLAPGRYEYKYVIDRNTWVTDPNAVEGTDDGYGGKNSVLIVK